The following are encoded in a window of Mycobacterium sp. ELW1 genomic DNA:
- a CDS encoding DUF2752 domain-containing protein, translated as MGALAAGACAAVWIGDPTTPGGFLPVCPTKALLGVDCPGCGTLRMIYSLLHGDLLAAIRFNALALVALGFLAVAYGTWTSGRVTGRQLAGWQHHRWAPFITLGLVSVWFVVRNLPFAPFTALRV; from the coding sequence GTGGGTGCACTCGCGGCGGGTGCTTGCGCTGCCGTGTGGATCGGTGACCCAACCACGCCCGGCGGCTTTCTTCCGGTCTGCCCGACGAAAGCCCTTCTGGGCGTTGACTGTCCGGGCTGCGGCACCCTTCGCATGATCTATTCGCTGCTGCACGGCGACCTGCTGGCGGCCATCCGGTTCAACGCGCTGGCGTTGGTGGCGCTCGGCTTTCTTGCTGTCGCGTACGGAACGTGGACCTCCGGTCGGGTCACCGGCCGTCAGCTAGCCGGATGGCAGCATCATCGATGGGCCCCGTTCATCACGCTCGGGCTGGTGTCGGTCTGGTTCGTCGTACGCAACCTGCCCTTCGCACCGTTCACCGCACTGCGTGTCTGA
- a CDS encoding MBL fold metallo-hydrolase: MTVVADTYTGHVEPQTAARRTVPGATIVKMSVGPMDNNTYVVTCSQSGESLLVDAANDAALLVDLVREHAPKLALIVTSHQHFDHWQALEALAEATGVPTAAHELDAEPLPVTPQRYLADGDTISVGDLVFDVIHLRGHTPGSVALALRPAGERTATHLFTGDCLFPGGVGKTWEPGAFEQLLGDVNSKLFDRYGDDTVVYPGHGDDTTLGAERPHLAEWRERGW; the protein is encoded by the coding sequence ATGACAGTCGTCGCCGACACCTACACCGGACACGTCGAACCGCAGACCGCTGCCCGCAGGACCGTGCCCGGCGCCACCATCGTGAAGATGTCAGTGGGCCCGATGGACAACAACACCTACGTGGTGACCTGTTCCCAATCCGGCGAGAGTTTATTGGTCGACGCAGCCAACGACGCGGCGCTGCTCGTCGACCTGGTACGGGAACATGCGCCGAAGTTGGCGCTCATCGTGACGAGCCACCAGCATTTCGATCACTGGCAGGCGCTCGAAGCGCTGGCCGAGGCGACTGGCGTTCCGACCGCGGCCCACGAACTCGACGCCGAGCCGCTGCCGGTGACGCCGCAGCGCTACCTGGCCGACGGCGACACGATCAGCGTGGGCGATCTCGTCTTCGATGTGATCCATCTGCGCGGGCATACGCCCGGCTCGGTGGCGCTGGCATTGCGGCCGGCCGGCGAACGGACCGCCACCCACCTGTTCACCGGGGACTGCCTCTTCCCTGGCGGCGTCGGCAAGACGTGGGAGCCCGGCGCGTTCGAGCAACTACTCGGCGACGTGAACAGCAAGCTGTTCGACCGGTACGGCGACGACACGGTCGTCTACCCCGGGCACGGCGACGACACCACGCTGGGCGCCGAGCGTCCGCACCTCGCCGAGTGGCGCGAGCGCGGCTGGTGA
- a CDS encoding lipoprotein LpqH: protein MTVRLLSVVGAVSILMVGGVGCSKDDSSSDAKTTSTAATTTSAAATTTSAAAAGTGAKVTIDGQAKQIDGPVVCATTDGKFSIAIGEVITGVIVGLEQDASKVRAVGLGDVNGVVLNFTDGVPGDTATATKDGNTYTIKGTASGSDSAGKQVSKPFEVVATCP, encoded by the coding sequence ATGACGGTTCGATTGCTGAGTGTTGTTGGGGCAGTGAGCATTTTGATGGTCGGCGGAGTCGGTTGTTCGAAGGATGACAGCTCGAGCGACGCCAAGACGACGTCGACGGCCGCAACCACGACATCGGCGGCGGCAACGACGACGAGTGCAGCGGCCGCCGGGACGGGCGCCAAGGTCACGATCGACGGTCAGGCCAAGCAGATCGACGGTCCGGTGGTCTGCGCGACCACGGACGGCAAGTTCTCGATCGCCATCGGAGAGGTGATCACCGGGGTGATCGTCGGTCTCGAGCAGGACGCATCCAAGGTCCGCGCCGTCGGACTCGGAGACGTCAATGGGGTGGTGCTGAACTTCACCGACGGGGTGCCCGGAGATACCGCCACCGCCACCAAAGACGGCAACACCTACACCATCAAGGGCACCGCCAGCGGATCGGACTCGGCCGGCAAGCAGGTCAGCAAGCCGTTCGAGGTCGTTGCGACCTGCCCCTGA
- a CDS encoding alpha/beta hydrolase-fold protein, producing the protein MHGWLPLTVQIVAGLVLAFAVGWRTRRWRLLWLPLAAIIGIAAAWFTQWSIADDGLAGDPAPQQLWVWIAATGLAAVVAVVGWRGTRWWRRGMSVLAIPLCGLATALMLNLWVGYFPTVQTAWNQVTAGPLPDQTDRATVTAMVQQHAIPAKGTVVKVTIPSDASHFAHRDELVYLPPAYYATNPPPKLPAVMMIGGEFNTPADWLRAGNAIKTIDDFASAHHGNAPVFVFVDSGGAFNNDTECVNGPRGNAADHLTKDVVPFMLSNFGVSANRANWGLVGWSMGGTCAVDLTTMHPDMFSTFEDIAGDLTPNSGNKTQTISRLFGGDAAAYANFDPATVITRHGPYQGVSGWFAISGAPSAQRATPTTIETGASGLGGRDANPNPNDQTGAANTLCGLGTANGINCSVVAQPGKHDWPFAARAFADALPWLAGQIGTPGIPAVALPGPPVPPPGPVTIAAAGRPPGVR; encoded by the coding sequence ATGCACGGATGGTTGCCTCTCACGGTGCAGATCGTGGCCGGCCTGGTTCTGGCGTTCGCTGTGGGCTGGCGCACCCGGCGCTGGCGGCTGCTGTGGCTGCCGCTGGCCGCAATCATCGGTATCGCCGCCGCCTGGTTCACCCAATGGAGCATCGCCGATGACGGCCTGGCCGGCGACCCCGCCCCGCAGCAGCTGTGGGTGTGGATCGCCGCAACGGGCCTGGCCGCGGTGGTCGCGGTCGTCGGCTGGCGGGGCACGCGCTGGTGGCGTCGGGGCATGTCGGTGCTGGCGATACCGCTGTGCGGGCTGGCAACGGCGTTGATGCTGAACCTCTGGGTGGGCTACTTCCCGACCGTGCAGACCGCCTGGAATCAAGTCACCGCAGGCCCGTTACCCGACCAGACCGACCGCGCCACGGTCACCGCGATGGTGCAGCAACACGCCATCCCGGCCAAAGGAACGGTCGTCAAGGTCACGATCCCTTCGGACGCATCGCATTTCGCGCATCGCGACGAACTCGTCTATCTGCCGCCGGCGTACTACGCCACCAACCCGCCGCCGAAGCTGCCGGCGGTGATGATGATCGGCGGAGAATTCAACACCCCCGCTGACTGGCTACGCGCCGGCAATGCGATCAAGACGATCGACGACTTCGCGTCCGCACATCACGGCAACGCCCCGGTGTTCGTGTTCGTCGACTCCGGCGGGGCGTTCAACAATGACACCGAATGCGTGAACGGCCCGCGCGGCAATGCCGCCGATCATCTGACCAAAGACGTTGTGCCGTTCATGCTTTCGAATTTCGGTGTGAGTGCCAACCGTGCGAACTGGGGCCTGGTCGGCTGGTCGATGGGTGGCACCTGCGCCGTCGACCTGACCACGATGCATCCGGATATGTTCAGCACGTTTGAGGACATCGCGGGCGACCTGACCCCGAACTCCGGCAATAAGACCCAGACGATCTCTCGACTGTTCGGGGGCGACGCCGCCGCTTACGCCAACTTCGATCCGGCCACCGTCATCACCAGACATGGCCCCTATCAAGGCGTATCGGGGTGGTTCGCCATCTCAGGTGCGCCATCCGCGCAGCGCGCGACCCCCACCACCATCGAGACCGGCGCGAGCGGCCTGGGTGGACGCGACGCCAACCCCAATCCCAACGACCAGACCGGCGCGGCGAACACGCTGTGCGGATTGGGCACCGCGAACGGTATCAACTGCTCGGTGGTGGCTCAGCCCGGCAAGCACGATTGGCCCTTCGCCGCGCGCGCCTTCGCCGACGCACTGCCCTGGCTGGCCGGTCAGATCGGGACACCCGGCATCCCGGCGGTCGCTCTGCCAGGCCCGCCGGTGCCGCCACCGGGACCGGTCACGATCGCTGCCGCCGGGAGGCCGCCGGGAGTACGGTGA
- a CDS encoding universal stress protein, producing the protein MGGYKTVVVGTDGSDSSLRAVDRAGYLASEPGSKVIVATAYFPANEDTRAADLLKDEGYKMAGNAPIYAILREARDRAKAAGAAEVEERAVVGAPVDALVELAEEASADLLIVGNVGLSTIAGRLLGSVPANVARRSKCDVLIVHTTG; encoded by the coding sequence ATGGGCGGTTACAAGACCGTGGTCGTCGGCACGGACGGCTCGGATTCATCGCTGCGTGCAGTCGACCGGGCGGGCTACCTCGCCTCCGAACCTGGCTCCAAAGTGATCGTGGCGACCGCCTATTTCCCGGCGAATGAGGACACCCGCGCAGCCGACCTGCTGAAGGACGAGGGCTACAAGATGGCGGGCAATGCCCCCATCTACGCGATCCTGCGTGAGGCACGTGACCGCGCGAAGGCCGCAGGTGCCGCCGAGGTCGAAGAGCGCGCCGTCGTCGGCGCTCCGGTTGACGCGCTGGTGGAACTGGCCGAAGAGGCCAGCGCCGATCTCCTGATCGTCGGCAACGTCGGCTTGAGCACGATCGCCGGCCGCCTGCTGGGCTCGGTGCCGGCCAACGTGGCGCGCCGGTCCAAGTGCGACGTGCTGATCGTTCACACCACCGGATAG
- a CDS encoding magnesium transporter CorA family protein — MTYCRTRLWVDGALKAEDFPLQETSEHLAERNALVWVDMCNPDHDVLCELAEELGFDQHAIEDTVAHAERTKATRYATHTFLTVYATALAPPLANDLESRLMLTRVSIFVLPAGIVTVRHELDPQKPVFDIDEVVRRWDENADLLKMGPPALLHGLLDVIVDGQFDTIQQLDDAIEALEDGLFDDRAVTRTIQRSTYRLRKELVELRRVVLPMREVINTIMRRRAEHADTVALDSWYSDLYDHVIRAAEWTESLRDMITTVFETNLSLQDARLNTIMKKLTGWAAIIAVPTAVTGWYGQNVPYPGFQSVVGLVSSAAIIVLLSGLLYVIFKRRGWL, encoded by the coding sequence ATGACCTACTGCCGAACCCGTCTGTGGGTCGATGGCGCACTGAAGGCGGAAGATTTCCCGCTGCAGGAGACCTCAGAGCACCTCGCTGAGCGCAACGCGCTGGTCTGGGTGGACATGTGCAATCCGGATCACGACGTGTTGTGTGAGCTTGCCGAGGAGCTCGGCTTCGATCAGCACGCGATCGAGGACACCGTCGCGCACGCCGAACGCACGAAGGCGACTCGGTATGCGACGCATACGTTTCTGACGGTGTACGCGACTGCGTTGGCCCCGCCACTGGCCAACGATCTCGAGTCGCGTCTGATGCTGACGAGGGTGTCCATCTTCGTGTTGCCGGCGGGCATTGTCACCGTGCGCCACGAATTAGACCCGCAGAAGCCGGTTTTCGACATCGACGAGGTGGTCCGGCGGTGGGATGAGAACGCCGATCTGCTGAAGATGGGTCCGCCGGCGTTGCTGCACGGCTTGCTCGATGTGATCGTCGACGGCCAGTTCGACACCATCCAGCAGCTCGATGACGCCATCGAAGCGCTCGAGGACGGATTGTTCGACGACCGGGCGGTCACCCGCACGATCCAGCGCTCCACCTACCGGCTCCGCAAGGAACTCGTGGAGTTGCGCCGGGTCGTGCTGCCCATGCGCGAGGTCATCAACACGATCATGCGCCGCCGCGCAGAGCACGCCGACACCGTCGCACTCGACAGCTGGTATTCCGATCTCTACGACCACGTCATTCGCGCGGCGGAGTGGACGGAGTCGTTGCGCGACATGATCACAACGGTGTTCGAGACGAATCTGTCGCTGCAGGACGCGCGACTCAACACGATCATGAAGAAGCTCACCGGCTGGGCGGCGATCATTGCGGTGCCCACCGCGGTCACCGGATGGTACGGACAGAACGTCCCCTATCCGGGCTTTCAAAGCGTCGTCGGTTTGGTGTCCAGCGCGGCGATCATCGTCCTGCTGTCGGGGCTTCTCTACGTCATCTTCAAACGGCGCGGCTGGCTCTGA
- a CDS encoding CD225/dispanin family protein: MTQQPPGYPPAAPQPKNNLALAILATIFCFPITGIVAIVKAAQVNGLWVQGQYAEAQASASAAKKWVIWSVVIWFAIIVIYGILFATGVMNMDVDTTTS, translated from the coding sequence ATGACCCAGCAACCACCCGGCTACCCACCCGCGGCTCCTCAGCCGAAGAACAACTTGGCACTCGCCATCCTGGCGACGATTTTCTGCTTCCCGATCACCGGCATCGTCGCGATCGTGAAAGCCGCTCAGGTGAACGGACTCTGGGTGCAGGGTCAGTACGCCGAAGCTCAGGCGTCGGCCTCTGCCGCCAAGAAGTGGGTGATCTGGAGCGTTGTCATCTGGTTCGCGATCATCGTCATCTACGGCATTCTCTTCGCCACCGGTGTGATGAACATGGACGTCGACACCACCACGTCGTGA
- a CDS encoding SDR family oxidoreductase, whose amino-acid sequence MLTGKIVAITGASSGIGAATARLLAQQGATVVLGARREDRLRGLADEIREAGGTALTVPTDVTQQADAERLVSAAVDEYGRLDVFVGNAGIARIGPTADLDVDGWDAMIDVNLRGVLHGIAAALPVFRRQGYGDFVTVVSTAGLKIVPGMGVYAATKNAVRTLLEALRQESTDGVIRTTSISPGYVNTELDSSIEDPEARRQARAAMESFGLPPEAVARAIAFAIDQPRDVEIGDITIRPTVQD is encoded by the coding sequence ATCCTGACCGGCAAAATCGTCGCGATCACCGGCGCCAGCAGCGGGATCGGTGCCGCGACGGCGCGACTACTGGCTCAGCAGGGTGCGACCGTGGTTCTCGGTGCGCGCCGCGAGGATCGGCTGCGCGGCCTGGCCGACGAGATCCGCGAGGCCGGCGGCACAGCGCTGACCGTTCCGACCGACGTGACGCAACAGGCCGATGCCGAACGGTTGGTCTCGGCGGCCGTCGACGAGTACGGCCGTCTCGATGTGTTCGTCGGCAATGCCGGCATCGCGCGAATCGGGCCTACCGCTGACCTCGACGTCGACGGCTGGGACGCGATGATCGACGTGAACCTGCGCGGGGTCCTGCACGGCATCGCCGCCGCGCTGCCGGTCTTCCGACGGCAAGGCTACGGCGATTTCGTCACGGTCGTGTCGACCGCCGGGCTGAAGATCGTGCCGGGTATGGGCGTTTACGCCGCGACGAAGAACGCCGTGCGCACCCTGCTGGAGGCGTTGCGTCAGGAATCCACCGACGGCGTCATCCGCACCACGTCGATCTCCCCGGGGTACGTCAACACCGAACTGGACTCGTCGATCGAGGATCCCGAGGCGCGGCGGCAGGCCCGTGCGGCGATGGAGAGTTTCGGTCTGCCGCCCGAGGCGGTCGCCCGGGCGATCGCGTTCGCGATCGATCAGCCGCGTGATGTCGAGATCGGCGACATCACGATCCGCCCGACGGTCCAGGACTAG
- the uvrA gene encoding excinuclease ABC subunit UvrA, protein MADRLIVKGAREHNLRGIDLDLPRDSLIVFTGLSGSGKSSLAFDTIFAEGQRRYVESLSAYARQFLGQMDKPDVDFIEGLSPAVSIDQKSTNRNPRSTVGTITEVYDYLRLLYARAGTPHCPVCGERIARQTPQQIVDQVLAMDEGLRFQVLAPVVRTRKGEFVDLFDKLNSQGYSRVRVDGVVHSLTDPPKLKKQEKHDIEVVIDRLTVKTSAKQRLTDSVETALNLADGIVVLEFVDREDDHPHREQRFSEKLACPNGHPLAVDDLEPRSFSFNSPYGACPECSGLGIRKEVDPELVVPDPDLTLADGAVAPWAMGHTAEYFTRMMAGLGESMGFDVNTPWRKLPAKARKAILEGCDEQVHVRYKNRYGRTRSYYAEFEGVMAFLHRRMEQTESEQMKERYDGFMRDVPCPECQGTRLKPEILAVTLAAGEYGAKSIAEVSELSISDCSEFLNALTLGARESAIAGQVLKEVQSRLGFLLDVGLDYLSLSRAAGTLSGGEAQRIRLATQIGSGLVGVLYVLDEPSIGLHQRDNRRLIETLTRLRDLGNTLIVVEHDEDTIAHSDWVVDIGPAAGEHGGQVVHSGTYADLLRNPNSITGAYLSGKQSIDVPAIRRPVDRRKQITVIGAREHNLHDIDVAFPLGVLTSVTGVSGSGKSTLVNDILATVLANKLNGARQVPGRHTRINGLEHLDKLVRVDQSPIGRTPRSNPATYTGVFDKIRTLFAATTEAKVRGYQPGRFSFNVKGGRCEACSGDGTIKIEMNFLPDVYVPCEVCHGARYNRETLEVHYKGKTISEVLDMSIEDAAEFFEPISSIHRYLRTLVDVGLGYVRLGQPAPTLSGGEAQRVKLAAELQKRSTGRTVYILDEPTTGLHFEDIRKLLKVINGLVDKGNSVIVIEHNLDVIKTSDWIIDMGPEGGSGGGTVVAQGTPEDVAAVPSSYTGKFLADVLPAAPAPKRTTRRRKVSA, encoded by the coding sequence GTGGCTGACCGGCTGATCGTCAAGGGGGCGCGTGAGCACAACTTGCGCGGCATCGACCTGGACTTGCCCCGCGACAGTCTGATCGTCTTCACAGGGCTGTCCGGATCGGGCAAGTCCTCGTTGGCGTTCGACACCATCTTCGCCGAGGGGCAGCGCCGCTACGTCGAATCGCTGTCGGCCTATGCGCGCCAATTCCTCGGTCAGATGGACAAGCCGGACGTCGACTTCATCGAGGGGCTCTCCCCGGCGGTGTCGATCGACCAGAAGTCCACCAACCGCAACCCGCGCTCCACGGTCGGCACCATCACCGAGGTCTACGACTACCTGCGGCTGCTGTACGCCCGAGCGGGTACCCCGCACTGCCCGGTGTGCGGTGAGCGCATCGCGCGGCAGACCCCGCAGCAGATCGTCGACCAGGTGCTCGCCATGGACGAAGGTCTGCGGTTCCAGGTGCTGGCGCCGGTGGTGCGCACCCGCAAGGGTGAATTCGTCGACCTCTTCGACAAGCTCAACAGCCAGGGCTACAGCCGGGTCCGGGTCGACGGAGTCGTGCATTCTCTGACCGATCCGCCGAAGCTGAAGAAGCAGGAAAAGCACGATATCGAGGTCGTGATCGACCGGCTCACCGTCAAGACCAGCGCGAAGCAACGCCTCACCGACTCGGTCGAGACGGCGCTGAATCTGGCCGACGGCATCGTCGTGCTGGAGTTCGTCGACCGCGAGGACGACCACCCACACCGCGAGCAGCGGTTCTCCGAGAAGCTGGCCTGCCCCAACGGACATCCGCTGGCCGTCGACGACCTGGAACCGCGGTCGTTCTCGTTCAACTCGCCCTACGGCGCCTGCCCGGAATGCAGCGGCCTCGGCATCCGCAAGGAAGTCGACCCCGAGCTGGTGGTTCCCGACCCGGATCTGACGCTCGCCGACGGCGCGGTCGCCCCGTGGGCGATGGGCCACACCGCCGAGTACTTCACCCGGATGATGGCCGGCCTGGGTGAGTCGATGGGATTCGACGTCAACACCCCGTGGCGCAAGCTTCCGGCCAAGGCGCGCAAGGCAATTCTGGAAGGCTGCGACGAGCAGGTCCACGTGCGCTACAAGAACCGGTACGGACGGACCCGGTCGTACTACGCCGAATTCGAAGGCGTGATGGCGTTTCTGCACCGGCGCATGGAGCAGACCGAATCCGAGCAGATGAAAGAGCGCTACGACGGGTTCATGCGCGACGTGCCGTGCCCGGAGTGCCAGGGCACCCGGCTGAAGCCGGAGATCCTCGCGGTCACGCTGGCCGCGGGGGAGTACGGCGCGAAGTCGATCGCCGAAGTGTCCGAGCTGTCCATCTCGGATTGCTCGGAGTTCCTCAACGCCCTCACCCTGGGCGCCCGTGAATCCGCCATCGCCGGCCAGGTGCTCAAGGAGGTGCAGTCGCGGCTGGGCTTTTTGCTCGACGTCGGGCTGGACTATCTGTCGCTGTCCCGCGCGGCAGGCACGCTGTCCGGTGGTGAGGCCCAGCGCATCCGGCTGGCCACCCAGATCGGGTCGGGTCTGGTCGGCGTGCTCTACGTGCTCGACGAGCCGTCGATCGGACTGCATCAGCGTGACAATCGTCGACTCATCGAAACCCTTACGCGGCTAAGGGATCTGGGCAACACACTGATCGTCGTCGAACACGACGAAGACACCATCGCGCACTCCGACTGGGTGGTCGACATCGGGCCGGCAGCCGGTGAGCACGGCGGCCAGGTGGTGCACAGCGGCACGTATGCCGATCTGCTGCGCAACCCCAACTCGATCACCGGTGCCTACCTGTCGGGCAAGCAGAGCATCGACGTACCGGCGATCCGCCGCCCGGTGGACCGCCGCAAGCAGATCACCGTCATCGGCGCGCGGGAGCACAACCTGCACGACATCGACGTCGCGTTCCCCCTCGGGGTGCTCACCTCGGTGACGGGCGTGTCCGGCTCCGGAAAGTCGACCCTGGTCAACGACATCCTGGCCACCGTGCTGGCCAACAAGCTCAACGGGGCCCGCCAGGTCCCGGGCCGCCACACCCGGATCAACGGTCTGGAACACCTCGACAAGTTGGTCCGGGTCGACCAGTCGCCGATCGGGCGCACCCCGCGGTCCAATCCGGCCACCTACACCGGCGTGTTCGACAAGATCCGCACGTTGTTCGCCGCCACCACCGAGGCGAAGGTTCGCGGCTATCAGCCCGGCCGGTTCTCGTTCAACGTCAAAGGTGGCCGCTGCGAAGCATGTTCGGGCGACGGCACCATCAAGATCGAGATGAACTTCCTGCCTGACGTCTACGTTCCGTGCGAGGTGTGCCACGGCGCCCGCTACAACCGCGAGACCCTCGAGGTGCACTACAAGGGCAAGACCATCTCCGAGGTGCTCGACATGTCCATCGAGGACGCCGCGGAGTTCTTCGAGCCGATCAGCAGCATTCACCGCTATCTGCGCACACTGGTCGACGTGGGGCTGGGCTATGTCCGATTGGGTCAGCCGGCCCCGACGTTGTCCGGCGGTGAGGCGCAGCGCGTCAAGCTCGCCGCCGAACTGCAGAAGCGCTCGACCGGCCGCACCGTCTACATCCTGGACGAGCCGACCACCGGTCTGCACTTCGAGGACATCCGCAAGCTGCTGAAGGTCATCAACGGCCTTGTCGACAAAGGTAATTCGGTGATCGTCATCGAACACAACCTCGACGTCATCAAGACCTCGGACTGGATCATCGACATGGGTCCCGAGGGTGGTTCGGGCGGCGGCACCGTCGTCGCGCAGGGCACTCCGGAAGACGTGGCGGCGGTGCCGAGCAGCTACACCGGCAAGTTCCTCGCCGACGTGCTGCCCGCGGCACCGGCACCCAAGCGGACAACCCGGCGGCGCAAGGTCAGCGCCTGA